Proteins encoded within one genomic window of Paraglaciecola psychrophila 170:
- a CDS encoding M24 family metallopeptidase, with translation MELSKRQLLITSGAALAALPLSYSAIASPLATTRSVANITLKSLTENVTPISVKERQDRIAKAQQLMKQHNIAAMILEPGAAMDYFSGIQWWRSERLTAVVVPKEGEIAVICPFFEEPSIRETLAVGEDVRVWQEHESPFERVKQILNDRKINQGTLAFEDSVRYFVQRGIMSLLPKMQDVSAEPVTLGCRMFKDKHELQLMHKANEITLTAYVHVWSKLELGMSQTDVKSLMSSAQSALGGSDIWNMALFNEASAYPHGTNQQQTIREGSIVLMDCGCSVQGYQSDISRTFVFGEPSKKQQRIWNTVRQGQRIAFETATLGTPAGKVDDAVRAYYVKQGLRPDYTLPGLSHRTGHGIGMQGHEPVNFVHGEAETLKPGMCFSNEPGIYLPGEFGVRLEDCVYITDKGIQWFTIPPDSITSPIGKIAALPA, from the coding sequence ATGGAATTGAGTAAACGACAGCTTTTAATTACCAGTGGCGCTGCCTTAGCAGCATTACCCCTTAGTTACAGTGCAATCGCTTCCCCACTGGCTACTACGAGGAGTGTCGCAAATATTACCTTAAAAAGCTTGACTGAAAATGTCACACCTATCTCAGTAAAAGAACGCCAAGACCGTATTGCTAAAGCACAACAACTCATGAAACAACACAACATTGCAGCCATGATTTTAGAGCCTGGTGCGGCCATGGATTATTTTAGTGGCATTCAGTGGTGGCGAAGTGAAAGGCTCACCGCGGTGGTGGTCCCTAAAGAAGGCGAAATAGCCGTTATCTGCCCGTTTTTTGAAGAGCCGAGTATTCGTGAAACTCTTGCAGTAGGTGAGGACGTGCGCGTCTGGCAAGAGCACGAAAGCCCCTTTGAGCGAGTCAAACAGATCCTTAACGACAGAAAAATCAATCAAGGCACACTTGCCTTTGAGGACTCAGTCAGATATTTCGTACAGCGCGGGATCATGTCGTTATTACCCAAGATGCAAGATGTCAGTGCCGAGCCAGTAACTTTAGGCTGTCGCATGTTTAAAGATAAGCACGAACTCCAGCTGATGCACAAAGCCAATGAAATCACCCTTACCGCTTATGTTCATGTTTGGTCAAAACTTGAATTAGGTATGAGTCAGACGGATGTGAAAAGTTTAATGTCATCAGCTCAATCTGCTTTGGGAGGCAGTGATATCTGGAATATGGCATTGTTTAATGAAGCCAGCGCTTACCCGCATGGCACCAATCAACAACAAACTATCCGCGAGGGATCAATAGTGTTGATGGATTGTGGTTGCAGTGTGCAAGGCTATCAATCTGATATTAGCCGTACTTTTGTGTTTGGTGAGCCTAGTAAAAAACAACAAAGAATTTGGAATACAGTTAGACAAGGCCAACGCATCGCTTTTGAAACTGCCACCCTTGGCACACCTGCTGGTAAAGTAGATGACGCGGTACGCGCCTATTACGTCAAACAGGGTTTAAGGCCAGATTACACATTACCAGGGCTGTCACACAGAACAGGTCACGGCATAGGCATGCAGGGCCACGAACCCGTAAACTTTGTGCATGGCGAAGCTGAAACGCTAAAACCTGGCATGTGCTTCTCGAATGAACCTGGCATTTACCTACCCGGTGAATTTGGCGTGCGTTTAGAAGATTGTGTGTATATAACCGATAAAGGTATTCAATGGTTTACTATACCACCAGATTCAATCACTTCACCTATTGGCAAAATTGCCGCATTACCCGCTTAA
- a CDS encoding serine hydrolase domain-containing protein: MSKIIKWIGVTGITLGVLGSIGWWSIGADWRALLSDAPRDTNILFWSQSQRDAGFKMMDKLPLLIKSNPIEPSSIVRELPEGEPLVFDMDMDDFFAKQHLAGALILHKGNIRYERYGIGLSPQKRWTSFSVAKSLTSSLVGIALKEGYIKSLNDSVSDYIEGLKDSAYDAVTIEQLLTMTSGVKWNEDYFDPQSDVAKFNNHVANDGLPSIVSYMKKLPRAYPAGEQWQYSTGETNLIGILVGEATGQTLSHYLTEKIWKPFGMENQASWLLSPDESEISGCCIQASLRDFARYGLFVLEDGKIKGTATLPDGWFEMATSKQADIGSSGKGYGYQWWTFDDGSFTARGIFGQTIFIDPKRQLVVTLNGNWENATEAELNKQRFEFIDRVRGIIDQQD, encoded by the coding sequence ATGAGCAAAATAATTAAATGGATCGGCGTTACAGGTATAACTCTAGGCGTCTTAGGTAGTATCGGATGGTGGTCGATTGGAGCGGATTGGCGTGCGCTTTTGTCTGACGCCCCCCGAGACACCAATATTTTGTTTTGGTCCCAAAGTCAGCGTGATGCAGGTTTTAAAATGATGGATAAATTACCATTATTGATTAAATCGAACCCTATAGAGCCTAGTTCAATAGTCAGGGAGTTACCTGAAGGCGAGCCGTTAGTATTTGATATGGATATGGATGATTTTTTTGCCAAACAGCATTTGGCTGGCGCACTCATTCTGCATAAAGGCAATATTCGCTATGAGCGATATGGCATTGGGCTTTCGCCACAGAAACGTTGGACCAGTTTTTCAGTCGCTAAATCCTTGACCTCGAGTCTGGTGGGTATTGCTTTAAAGGAAGGTTATATCAAGAGTTTAAACGACAGTGTTTCAGACTATATCGAAGGTCTGAAAGATTCGGCCTATGATGCTGTCACAATAGAGCAGTTGCTCACTATGACATCTGGGGTTAAGTGGAATGAAGACTATTTTGATCCACAATCTGATGTAGCAAAATTCAATAATCATGTTGCGAACGACGGTCTTCCCAGCATCGTGAGTTACATGAAAAAGTTGCCTAGAGCCTATCCTGCTGGGGAGCAGTGGCAGTACTCCACCGGAGAAACTAATCTTATTGGGATTTTGGTAGGCGAGGCGACGGGACAGACCCTGTCACACTATTTGACCGAAAAAATTTGGAAACCCTTTGGTATGGAAAACCAAGCAAGTTGGCTGCTAAGCCCCGATGAGTCAGAGATTTCCGGTTGTTGTATTCAGGCAAGTTTGCGTGATTTTGCTCGATATGGTCTTTTTGTATTGGAGGATGGCAAAATAAAGGGGACCGCCACTTTGCCCGATGGTTGGTTTGAAATGGCTACCAGTAAACAAGCTGATATTGGCAGTTCCGGCAAAGGATACGGTTATCAATGGTGGACATTCGACGATGGCAGCTTTACTGCGCGGGGTATTTTTGGGCAAACTATTTTTATTGACCCCAAAAGGCAACTTGTTGTTACCCTAAATGGTAATTGGGAAAATGCTACTGAAGCTGAACTCAATAAACAACGTTTTGAATTTATAGACAGGGTTCGCGGGATCATTGATCAACAGGACTAG
- the zapE gene encoding cell division protein ZapE — MPEGSSIIVSLTNQSPLKVYQSQLADKLVDDPSQQAAIHALDVLFSHLTNRQAPSCSPIKGLYLWGDVGRGKTYLMDLFYDCLPDEGKLRLHFHRFMARIHQELNEHSGEEDPLVRIANDLAKTCRVLCFDEFFVSDIADAMILAGLFECLFKQGVVLIATSNMPIKDLYKNGLARHKFLPCIALLQQHTEMLHLNGKRDHRLHLTKVEINTPATRASSPPSSLNMGIKGEIDFDAIFMGLTQTISPKDIHTSSLTICHRDIPVIRATKSDQSNKVAWFDFNVLCAGYRSQLDYMDIANRFNTVMLSDVPYLGGEVRGWIKARGTEDGVGANQATSTGERVVSYASNDDSARRFISLIDELYDQNVTLFLSSDVPLSELYKEGALTFEFRRTYSRLMEMGHRGMAF; from the coding sequence CTGCCTGAAGGCTCAAGCATTATTGTATCACTAACAAATCAATCTCCCCTTAAAGTGTACCAATCACAATTGGCTGATAAGCTTGTTGACGACCCATCTCAACAAGCTGCAATACATGCCTTAGATGTCCTATTTAGCCATTTAACAAACCGTCAAGCACCATCGTGTTCGCCTATCAAGGGGTTATACCTCTGGGGTGATGTGGGGCGAGGTAAAACCTATTTGATGGACTTGTTTTATGATTGCCTGCCCGATGAGGGCAAGCTGAGGCTGCATTTTCATCGTTTTATGGCGCGTATTCATCAAGAACTGAACGAACATTCAGGTGAAGAAGACCCGTTAGTTCGGATTGCTAATGATCTGGCGAAAACATGTAGAGTGTTATGTTTCGATGAGTTTTTTGTCTCAGACATTGCCGATGCGATGATTTTAGCCGGCTTATTTGAATGTTTGTTTAAACAAGGGGTGGTGTTGATTGCGACATCAAATATGCCAATCAAAGATTTATACAAAAACGGTTTAGCTCGGCACAAATTTTTGCCTTGTATTGCTTTGTTGCAACAACATACCGAGATGCTGCATCTAAATGGTAAGCGAGATCACCGGCTGCATTTAACCAAAGTAGAGATAAATACGCCTGCCACTAGAGCCTCATCACCCCCTTCATCACTGAATATGGGTATCAAGGGCGAAATTGATTTTGACGCTATCTTTATGGGGTTAACTCAAACAATTTCCCCCAAAGATATCCATACCAGTAGTTTAACCATCTGCCATCGAGATATTCCTGTGATCAGAGCTACGAAGTCTGACCAATCCAACAAAGTAGCTTGGTTCGATTTTAATGTATTGTGTGCTGGCTATCGCTCGCAGTTAGATTACATGGACATTGCTAATCGTTTTAACACTGTAATGCTCAGCGATGTGCCCTACCTAGGCGGTGAAGTGCGCGGCTGGATCAAGGCTCGTGGCACAGAGGATGGAGTCGGTGCCAATCAGGCCACTAGTACTGGAGAACGAGTTGTGTCTTATGCCAGCAATGATGATAGTGCCAGACGGTTTATCAGCCTGATTGATGAATTGTACGACCAAAATGTCACCTTGTTTTTAAGCTCGGATGTTCCCTTATCCGAGCTTTATAAAGAAGGCGCTTTGACCTTTGAGTTTCGCCGAACCTATAGTCGCTTGATGGAAATGGGGCACAGGGGCATGGCTTTTTAG
- a CDS encoding DUF6491 family protein — MKKYMFSMFAIAATCLVGCSNINNYESRIYSFIADQNLAPMENIDSVLGYELIVLSDQHLALTIQNGKSYFLTKPDDCHNIFWAKKVILLAEDKGVIKVDSDKIVRVGDKYTECTITGIYKLYSVQLQQLAGLSRRKNPMRSHSFLTPLSSTESKSIGFEH; from the coding sequence ATGAAAAAATATATGTTCAGTATGTTTGCTATTGCTGCAACCTGTTTAGTTGGTTGCAGCAATATAAATAATTATGAAAGCCGTATTTATAGCTTTATCGCCGATCAAAATTTGGCTCCAATGGAGAACATTGACTCGGTGCTAGGTTATGAGCTTATTGTATTGAGTGACCAACATCTTGCCCTTACAATACAAAACGGTAAGTCTTATTTTCTGACCAAGCCAGATGATTGTCATAATATTTTCTGGGCCAAAAAGGTAATCCTTTTAGCAGAGGATAAAGGTGTTATTAAAGTTGATAGTGATAAAATTGTCAGAGTCGGAGACAAATATACTGAGTGCACAATAACCGGAATATACAAATTGTATTCAGTGCAATTACAGCAGCTAGCTGGCTTGTCTCGCAGAAAAAATCCAATGCGGTCCCATAGTTTTTTAACCCCTTTATCATCTACAGAATCTAAGAGTATAGGTTTTGAGCACTAG